Proteins encoded within one genomic window of Thunnus albacares chromosome 13, fThuAlb1.1, whole genome shotgun sequence:
- the rcc1l gene encoding RCC1-like G exchanging factor-like protein isoform X1, protein MAFPCVRLCTPYRITGLQVCGYATLSKASKPQEKSSSGPVFQYVGQHKKPNHKVFVWGFSFTGALGIPSFVVPDSGRKKPRKYQLTPYRLETAEQISSAACGYGFSLIASSTKDVTKLWGMGLNKDSQLGFQRTQHSRHQGYDYVLEPSPVALPLVEPLQTRVVQVACGRAHSLVLTDQEGVFSMGNNSYGQCGRRIVEDEVYSGSHIIHKIGGFSSSRVIQVACGQDHSLFLTEAGKVYACGWGADGQTGLGHHKVSSSPVEVGGDLAGVEVQQISTYGDCSLAVSRDGQLYGWGNSEYLQLASVTEATQINSPRHLPLKGCGKVVQAACGGTQVAIINEKGEVFVWGFGILGKGPKLSESSIPEMIPSTLFGKSEFNPSVAVTSIRCGLNHFAAVTDRGELFVWGKNVRGCLGIGKRDDQYFPWRVTVPGQVVDVACGVDHMVALVRSLL, encoded by the exons ATGGCGTTTCCGTGTGTGCGACTGTGCACTCCGTACAGAATCACAGGGCTTCAAGTCTGTGGTTATGCAACACTCAGTAAAGCATCGAAACCGCAGGAGAAAAGCAGCAGCGGTCCAGTCTTTCAGTATGTTGGCCAGCACAAAAAACCCAACCACAAAGTGTTTGTATGGGGCTTTAGCTTCACCGGTGCTCTGGGTATCCCCAGCTTTGTAGTGCCCGACAGCGGCCGGAAGAAGCCCCGCAAATACCAGCTCACCCCTTACCGCCTGGAGACTGCAGAGCAG ATCTCTTCTGCTGCTTGTGGTTACGGCTTCTCTCTCATCGCCTCCTCGACTAAAGATGTGACCAAGCTGTGGGGCATGGGCCTGAACAAGGACTCTCAGCTGGGCTTCCAGCGCACCCAGCACAGCCGCC ATCAGGGTTATGACTATGTGTTGGAGCCCTCGCCGGTGGCTCTGCCTCTCGTCGAGCCTCTGCAGACCAGAGTTGTTCAGGTTGCATGCGGCCGGGCTCACTCTCTGGTCCTCACTGACCAAGAAGGAG TTTTCAGCATGGGCAACAATTCCTACGGTCAGTGTGGAAGGCGGATAGTCGAAGATGAAGTCTACAG TGGCAGTCACATCATTCACAAGATTGGAggcttcagcagcagcagggtcaTCCAG GTGGCGTGTGGACAGGATCACAGCCTTTTCCTCACAGAGGCGGGGAAGGTGTACGCGTGTGGATGGGGCGCAGATGGACAGACGG GTCTGGGACACCACAAAGTCAGCTCCAGTCCGGTGGAAGTGGGAGGGGATCTGGCAGGGGTGGAGGTGCAGCAGATCAGCACGTACGGAGACTGCAGCCTGGCCGTGTCCAGAGATGGACAGCTATACGGATGGGGCAACTCTGAATACCTGCAGCTGGCCTCGGTCACAGAGGCCACACAG ATCAACTCTCCTCGTCATCTTCCTCTGAAAGGCTGCGGGAAGGTGGTTCAGGCAGCATGTGGTGGCACACAGGTGGCCATAATTAACG aaaaaggAGAGGTGTTTGTATGGGGCTTCGGCATTCTTGGAAAAGGTCCAAAGCTATCAGAATCGTCCATTCCTGAGATGATTCCCTCCACACTGTTCGGAAAATCAGAGTTCAACCCATCGGTAGCTGTCACCAGCATCAGATGTGGCCTCAACCATTTTGCTGCAGTAACAG ATCGAGGCGAGCTCTTCGTTTGGGGGAAGAATGTGAGAGGTTGTTTGGGCATCGGGAAGAGAGATGACCAGTACTTCCCATGGCGA GTGACTGTGCCAGGTCAAGTGGTGGACGTAGCGTGTGGTGTTGACCATATGGTGGCGCTGGTGAGGTCCCTCCTGTGA
- the rcc1l gene encoding RCC1-like G exchanging factor-like protein isoform X2 gives MAFPCVRLCTPYRITGLQVCGYATLSKASKPQEKSSSGPVFHFVVPDSGRKKPRKYQLTPYRLETAEQISSAACGYGFSLIASSTKDVTKLWGMGLNKDSQLGFQRTQHSRHQGYDYVLEPSPVALPLVEPLQTRVVQVACGRAHSLVLTDQEGVFSMGNNSYGQCGRRIVEDEVYSGSHIIHKIGGFSSSRVIQVACGQDHSLFLTEAGKVYACGWGADGQTGLGHHKVSSSPVEVGGDLAGVEVQQISTYGDCSLAVSRDGQLYGWGNSEYLQLASVTEATQINSPRHLPLKGCGKVVQAACGGTQVAIINEKGEVFVWGFGILGKGPKLSESSIPEMIPSTLFGKSEFNPSVAVTSIRCGLNHFAAVTDRGELFVWGKNVRGCLGIGKRDDQYFPWRVTVPGQVVDVACGVDHMVALVRSLL, from the exons ATGGCGTTTCCGTGTGTGCGACTGTGCACTCCGTACAGAATCACAGGGCTTCAAGTCTGTGGTTATGCAACACTCAGTAAAGCATCGAAACCGCAGGAGAAAAGCAGCAGCGGTCCAGTCTTTCA CTTTGTAGTGCCCGACAGCGGCCGGAAGAAGCCCCGCAAATACCAGCTCACCCCTTACCGCCTGGAGACTGCAGAGCAG ATCTCTTCTGCTGCTTGTGGTTACGGCTTCTCTCTCATCGCCTCCTCGACTAAAGATGTGACCAAGCTGTGGGGCATGGGCCTGAACAAGGACTCTCAGCTGGGCTTCCAGCGCACCCAGCACAGCCGCC ATCAGGGTTATGACTATGTGTTGGAGCCCTCGCCGGTGGCTCTGCCTCTCGTCGAGCCTCTGCAGACCAGAGTTGTTCAGGTTGCATGCGGCCGGGCTCACTCTCTGGTCCTCACTGACCAAGAAGGAG TTTTCAGCATGGGCAACAATTCCTACGGTCAGTGTGGAAGGCGGATAGTCGAAGATGAAGTCTACAG TGGCAGTCACATCATTCACAAGATTGGAggcttcagcagcagcagggtcaTCCAG GTGGCGTGTGGACAGGATCACAGCCTTTTCCTCACAGAGGCGGGGAAGGTGTACGCGTGTGGATGGGGCGCAGATGGACAGACGG GTCTGGGACACCACAAAGTCAGCTCCAGTCCGGTGGAAGTGGGAGGGGATCTGGCAGGGGTGGAGGTGCAGCAGATCAGCACGTACGGAGACTGCAGCCTGGCCGTGTCCAGAGATGGACAGCTATACGGATGGGGCAACTCTGAATACCTGCAGCTGGCCTCGGTCACAGAGGCCACACAG ATCAACTCTCCTCGTCATCTTCCTCTGAAAGGCTGCGGGAAGGTGGTTCAGGCAGCATGTGGTGGCACACAGGTGGCCATAATTAACG aaaaaggAGAGGTGTTTGTATGGGGCTTCGGCATTCTTGGAAAAGGTCCAAAGCTATCAGAATCGTCCATTCCTGAGATGATTCCCTCCACACTGTTCGGAAAATCAGAGTTCAACCCATCGGTAGCTGTCACCAGCATCAGATGTGGCCTCAACCATTTTGCTGCAGTAACAG ATCGAGGCGAGCTCTTCGTTTGGGGGAAGAATGTGAGAGGTTGTTTGGGCATCGGGAAGAGAGATGACCAGTACTTCCCATGGCGA GTGACTGTGCCAGGTCAAGTGGTGGACGTAGCGTGTGGTGTTGACCATATGGTGGCGCTGGTGAGGTCCCTCCTGTGA
- the LOC122995753 gene encoding TLC domain-containing protein 5-like has product MPVLEVIVSLIGWFCLYMLFLWIFSHRGAEWNCRLVTLSHGILIVLLTAYVIFIDGPWPLTHAGTENTELQTFALTVCLGYFFFDLGWCICYHTEGPVMLAHHAASIMGILLALLMGVSGCETCGVIFGSEITNPLLQTRWFLRRVGLYDSLLGDAVDLLFILLFATIRVGVGTAMFYCELTSPRTTLIMKLGGVVMYGLAWVFMVDIARFGYRKSRGKYIKWLENHKLKKEIDTQKPDGHSEKSKE; this is encoded by the exons ATGCCGGTACTGGAGGTGATCGTGAGCCTGATTGGCTGGTTCTGCCTCTACATGCTGTTCCTGTGGATCTTCAGTCATCGGGGGGCCGAGTGGAACTGCCGGCTGGTCACGTTGTCCCACGGCATCCTCATAGTGCTGCTGACGGCGTACGTCATCTTCATAGATGGACCCTGGCCTCTTACACATGCAG GTACAGAGAACACTGAGCTCCAGACTTTCGCCCTCACCGTCTGCCTCGGATACTTCTTCTTTGATTTGGGCTGGTGCATATGCTACCACACGGAGGGCCCTGTCATGCTGGCGCACCACGCTGCGAGCATCATGGGCATCCTGCTGGCTCTGCTCATGGGAGTGTCAGGCTGTGAAACCTGTGGAGTCATCTTCGGCAGCGAGATCACTAATCCCCTGCTGCAGACCCGCTGGTTCCTCCGTCGGGTGGGCCTGTACGACAGCCTGCTGGGCGACGCGGTGGAcctgctttttattttactgttcgCCACTATTCGCGTGGGAGTCGGCACAGCAATGTTTTACTGCGAGCTCACATCCCCCAGGACCACACTGATAATGAAGCTCGGCGGTGTGGTTATGTACGGACTAGCCTGGGTGTTCATGGTGGACATCGCCAGATTTGGCTACAGGAAAAGTAGGGGCAAGTATATAAAGTGGCTGGAGAACCACAAACTCAAAAAAGAAATCGATACGCAAAAACCGGACGGACATTCAGAGAAGAGTAAAGAATGA